A window of the Gasterosteus aculeatus chromosome 21, fGasAcu3.hap1.1, whole genome shotgun sequence genome harbors these coding sequences:
- the rrs1 gene encoding ribosome biogenesis regulatory protein homolog, giving the protein MAACSVEALLAKAERDEAEKLKSISVHKELDLEFDIGNLLAIDKNRIESRDFREQKKEDFLRSLARDNTQLLVNEIWKQPSERVDEAIVTKLPEPVTALPREKPPPKPRAPTKWEEFAKLKGIQKRKKTNLVWDETAKDWRRRWGYQRAKDDTKEWLIEVPVTADPNEDQFAKRTAAKKERVAKNEFKRLKNIARAQKVKLPGVGLLPRAQQPKEDLAVAVSVARTSTASMGRFQDRLPREKPPRNTGKKRKFEPNIGDFSGEKKKQLEMLRLMGSKAPKLDINRAVAKQIREENREEAVAKYKKGGKKGRQGSMSGKGKGGKGKGGQGGKGKGGQGGKGKGGKAGVGGGGKRRGKPGKQ; this is encoded by the coding sequence ATGGCGGCGTGCAGCGTGGAAGCGCTGCTAGCGAAAGCGGAGCGAGACGAGGCCGAGAAACTGAAGAGCATCTCGGTCCACAAGGAGCTGGACCTGGAGTTCGACATCGGCAACCTGCTGGCGATCGACAAAAACCGCATCGAGTCGCGCGACTTTCgcgagcagaagaaggaggactTCCTGCGGTCGCTGGCGCGCGACAACACGCAGCTGCTCGTCAACGAGATCTGGAAGCAGCCGTCGGAGAGAGTCGACGAGGCGATAGTGACCAAGCTGCCGGAGCCGGTGACCGCGCTGCCCCGCGAGAAGCCGCCGCCGAAGCCCAGGGCGCCCACCAAATGGGAAGAGTTCGCCAAGCTGAAGGGCATCCAGAAGCGGAAGAAGACCAACTTGGTGTGGGATGAAACCGCGAAGGACTGGCGGCGGCGCTGGGGCTACCAGCGGGCCAAGGACGACACCAAGGAGTGGCTGATCGAGGTGCCGGTGACCGCCGACCCCAACGAGGACCAGTTCGCCAAGCGCACCGCGGCCAAGAAGGAGCGCGTGGCCAAAAACGAGTTCAAGCGGCTGAAGAACATCGCCCGGGCGCAGAAGGTGAAGCTGCCCGGCGTGGGGCTCCTCCCGCGGGCCCAGCAGCCCAAAGAGGACCTGGCCGTGGCCGTGAGCGTGGCCAGAACCTCCACGGCGTCCATGGGGCGGTTCCAGGACCGCCTGCCCAGGGAGAAGCCCCCGAGGAACACGGGCAAGAAGAGGAAGTTCGAGCCCAACATCGGGGACTTCTCCggcgagaagaagaagcagctggaGATGCTGCGGCTGATGGGCAGCAAGGCGCCCAAGCTGGACATCAACAGGGCCGTCGCCAAGCAGATCCGAGAGGAGAACCGGGAGGAGGCCGTGGCCAAATACAAGAAGGGGGGCAAGAAGGGACGCCAGGGCAGCATGTCGGGGAAGGGGAAGGGTGGGAAGGGGAAAGGAGGCCAGGGGGGTAAGGGGAAAGGAGGCCAGGGGGGTAAGGGGAAAGGAGGCAAAGCAGgagtaggaggaggggggaagaggagaggcaaACCTGGAAAGCAATGA
- the crhb gene encoding corticotropin releasing hormone b — MKLNSLGTTVILLVAFLPLYACRAIENPGGALRVPAPQTPNSQQQQSGPILERLGEEYFIRLGNGDTNSFPSSSMYPGGAPAIYNRASQLQLTRRLLQGKVGNIRALLSGIGDRGDESMERGRRSEDPPISLDLTFHLLREMMEMSKAEQLAQQAQNNRRMMELFGK, encoded by the coding sequence ATGAAGCTCAATTCACTTGGCACCACCGTGATTCTGCTAGTTGCCTTCTTACCGCTCTACGCATGTCGGGCTATTGAGAACCCTGGCGGTGCCCTGCGCGTCCCAGCGCCCCAAACCCCAaactcccagcagcagcagtctggCCCCATCCTGGAGCGACTCGGAGAGGAGTATTTCATCCGCCTGGGCAACGGGGACACTAACTCTTTCCCATCTTCATCCATGTATCCCGGCGGAGCGCCTGCCATCTACAACAGAGCGTCGCAACTCCAGCTGACGCGGCGTCTTTTACAAGGGAAAGTTGGAAACATCAGGGCGCTCTTAAGCGGCATCGGAGACCGCGGGGACGAGTCGATGGAGAGGGGAAGGAGGTCCGAGGACCCGCCGATATCCCTGGATCTGACCTTCCACCTGCTGcgggagatgatggagatgtCCAAGGCGGAACAGCTGGCTCAGCAAGCGCAAAATAACAGAAGAATGATGGAGCTCTTCGGGAAATGA
- the LOC120812033 gene encoding uncharacterized protein LOC120812033, translated as MQRIYMHSNEHFEVFTTVLAPQGRHRYRAEAETMVVVHSYRPNWPDELELSLGDVILVLPKREEERWYGRLQGGQQGYFPASCVMELSQANLPPKALRRSLSLRGSASDDSGVRGGNGHIGQALRRGSRGVGGGTVLDGGQGENEGPLQARRPRITVPQPVASQPATHRSPSLLHRILSKCRKKSECRGATNGAFEGD; from the exons ATGCAGCGCATCTACATGCAcagcaatgaacactttgaagtCTTCACCACTGTCCTTGCTCCTCAAG GGAGGCATCGGTACAGAGCAGAAGCGGAGACG ATGGTAGTAGTGCACAGCTACCGGCCAAACTGGCCCGACGAGCTGGAGCTGTCTCTGGGTGACGTCATCCTGGTGCTGCCCAAGcgcgaggaggagaggtggtACGGGCGGCTGCAGGGCGGCCAGCAGGGATACTTCCCCGCCTCCTGTGTGATGGAGCTGAGCCAG GCGAACCTTCCTCCCAAAGCCCTACGGAGGTCTTTGTCTCTGAGGGGCTCGGCGAGCGACGACTCAGGTGTACGCGGCGGGAA TGGACACATTGGGCAGGCCCTGCGGAGGGGCAGCagaggagttggaggaggaaCGGTGCTGGACGGGGGCCAAGGTGAGAACGAGGGCCCCTTGCAGGCGAGGAGGCCCCGGATCACTGTGCCGCAGCCCGTGGCCTCCCAACCTGCGACACACAGATCCCCGAGTCTGCTCCACAGGATCTTGTCCAAATGCCGGAAAAAGAGTGAATGCCGGGGCGCCACCAACGGGGCCTTCGAGGGCGACTAA
- the trim55b gene encoding tripartite motif-containing protein 55b isoform X2 — MNTMDNLEKQLICPICLEMFTKPVVILPCQHNLCRKCANDVFQASNPYLPTRGGSLTSGGRFRCPSCRHEVVLDRHGVYGLQRNLLVENIIDMFKQESSSSKPAPERKEETPMCDVHEEEKINIYCVTHGVPTCSMCKVFGAHKDCEVAAITSVYQSKKAELSDGIAMMVGNNDRMQGIVSQLEEACRAIEENGRRQKTLVCERFDQLYSILEEKKTEMSQKVTVEQEEKLNYIRGLTRKYGDHLEESCKMVELGIQTMEEPEMALFLQNTKPLLKKLAEASNTAHLDKVERGYENMDHYTVDFKKEGLALRSLDFLQDDEDEDEEDEDGEASAEEGDGAPGVSAAAPASVQPAAPQPSPSSPSAASS; from the exons ATGAACACCATGGATAACCTGGAGAAACAGCTGATTTGTCCCATATGCCTGGAGATGTTTACAAAGCCGGTGGTCATCCTGCCCTGCCAGCACAACCTCTGCAGAAAATGTGCCAACGACGTTTTCCAG GCCTCAAACCCATATCTTCCAACGAGAGGTGGCTCGCTGACGTCCGGCGGCCGCTTCCGATGCCCGTCCTGCAGACACGAGGTGGTTCTGGACCGCCACGGTGTCTACGGGCTGCAGAGGAACCTGCTGGTGGAGAACATCATTGACATGTTCAAGCAGGAGTCCAGCAG cagcaagcCGGCGCccgagagaaaggaagaaacgCCCATGTGTGACGTccatgaagaagaaaagatcAACATTTACTGTGTGACCCACGGCGTGCCCACGTGCTCCATGTGTAAGGTATTTGGAGCTCACAAAGACTGCGAGGTGGCGGCCATCACCAGCGTCTACCAGTCAAAGAAG GCGGAGCTGAGTGACGGAATTGCCATGATGGTGGGCAACAACGACAGAATGCAAGGCATCGTCAGTCAGCTAGAGGAGGCCTGTCGCGCCATAGAG GAGAATGGTCGGAGGCAGAAGACGCTGGTGTGCGAGAGGTTCGACCAGCTTTACTCCATCCTGGAGGAAAAGAAGACGGAGATGAGTCAGAAGGTGACCgtcgagcaggaggagaagctgaactACATCCGCGGCCTGACCAGGAAGTACGgagaccatctggaggagagcTGTAAGATGGTGGAGTTGGGTATTCAAACTATGGAGGAGCCAGAAATGGCTTTATTTCTACAG AACACAAAGCCTCTCCTCAAAAA GCTTGCAGAAGCATCCAATACAGCGCACTTGGACAAAGTTGAGCGCGGCTACGAGAATATGGATCATTACACCGTCGACTTCAAGAAGGAGGGCCTGGCCCTGCGCAGCCTGGACTTCCTCCAAG ATGACGAAgacgaggacgaagaggacgaggacggagaAGCCAGCGCGGAGGAAGGCGATGGGGCCCCGGGTGTTTCTGCAGCCGCCCCCGCCTCCGTCCAACCCGCCGCCCCGCAGCCGAGTCCTTCCTCCCCGAGCGCTGCCTCGTCCTAG
- the trim55b gene encoding tripartite motif-containing protein 55b isoform X1: MNTMDNLEKQLICPICLEMFTKPVVILPCQHNLCRKCANDVFQASNPYLPTRGGSLTSGGRFRCPSCRHEVVLDRHGVYGLQRNLLVENIIDMFKQESSSSSKPAPERKEETPMCDVHEEEKINIYCVTHGVPTCSMCKVFGAHKDCEVAAITSVYQSKKAELSDGIAMMVGNNDRMQGIVSQLEEACRAIEENGRRQKTLVCERFDQLYSILEEKKTEMSQKVTVEQEEKLNYIRGLTRKYGDHLEESCKMVELGIQTMEEPEMALFLQNTKPLLKKLAEASNTAHLDKVERGYENMDHYTVDFKKEGLALRSLDFLQDDEDEDEEDEDGEASAEEGDGAPGVSAAAPASVQPAAPQPSPSSPSAASS; the protein is encoded by the exons ATGAACACCATGGATAACCTGGAGAAACAGCTGATTTGTCCCATATGCCTGGAGATGTTTACAAAGCCGGTGGTCATCCTGCCCTGCCAGCACAACCTCTGCAGAAAATGTGCCAACGACGTTTTCCAG GCCTCAAACCCATATCTTCCAACGAGAGGTGGCTCGCTGACGTCCGGCGGCCGCTTCCGATGCCCGTCCTGCAGACACGAGGTGGTTCTGGACCGCCACGGTGTCTACGGGCTGCAGAGGAACCTGCTGGTGGAGAACATCATTGACATGTTCAAGCAGGAGTCCAGCAG cagcagcaagcCGGCGCccgagagaaaggaagaaacgCCCATGTGTGACGTccatgaagaagaaaagatcAACATTTACTGTGTGACCCACGGCGTGCCCACGTGCTCCATGTGTAAGGTATTTGGAGCTCACAAAGACTGCGAGGTGGCGGCCATCACCAGCGTCTACCAGTCAAAGAAG GCGGAGCTGAGTGACGGAATTGCCATGATGGTGGGCAACAACGACAGAATGCAAGGCATCGTCAGTCAGCTAGAGGAGGCCTGTCGCGCCATAGAG GAGAATGGTCGGAGGCAGAAGACGCTGGTGTGCGAGAGGTTCGACCAGCTTTACTCCATCCTGGAGGAAAAGAAGACGGAGATGAGTCAGAAGGTGACCgtcgagcaggaggagaagctgaactACATCCGCGGCCTGACCAGGAAGTACGgagaccatctggaggagagcTGTAAGATGGTGGAGTTGGGTATTCAAACTATGGAGGAGCCAGAAATGGCTTTATTTCTACAG AACACAAAGCCTCTCCTCAAAAA GCTTGCAGAAGCATCCAATACAGCGCACTTGGACAAAGTTGAGCGCGGCTACGAGAATATGGATCATTACACCGTCGACTTCAAGAAGGAGGGCCTGGCCCTGCGCAGCCTGGACTTCCTCCAAG ATGACGAAgacgaggacgaagaggacgaggacggagaAGCCAGCGCGGAGGAAGGCGATGGGGCCCCGGGTGTTTCTGCAGCCGCCCCCGCCTCCGTCCAACCCGCCGCCCCGCAGCCGAGTCCTTCCTCCCCGAGCGCTGCCTCGTCCTAG